In the genome of Flavobacteriaceae bacterium YJPT1-3, the window AGTGAGGCTTTTGTGACTGATTTTGACGGAAAACCATTCATAAACTACGATCCACTTCTGGCACGACGACTTTTAAGGCAAGAACCGCTTGGGGAGTATATACTGGTCAATGTCGTGGGAGGAAAATCCTGGAGGATCAAATCGTATTACGTGGGCTTCTTTGCTGTTTTAAATAATGTGCTGGATACAGTGTATCGAACCGGAGGCTTTGAGCAGTCCCGTTATGCTAACTATCCACAACTTCTTGCAGATCAATCCAGGCCCTATGGTCCGCTGTTTGGGACCAAATATTTCTACGGTGCAGGGCCAACCTTTTATGTGAATGCTTATGTACGTTTTTAATTTAAATCGGATGAAAATATTGCTGCCTGGCCTGCTTCTGCTTTGCTGTACGGCCTGCTTTCTGGAGCAAGACTATGAAGTACCTATGCCCCGTGATATAGCGCTGGATCTCGATGCGCCCCTGGTCACCATTGATGCGATCCGCGGAGCCCTAGCGCAATCCCCTAATGGTGTGGTACGCTTTACTGAAAAACATTACCTGGAAGGAGTGGTCATCTCTTCCGATGAGGGAGGTAATTTTTTTGAAGAGCTGATCATTCAGGACAGGGCTGAAAATCCGACAGCAGGGATCGCCATACAGATCGATAAGAATCCACTTTTCACCACTTATGATCTGGGCAGAAGAATCTATGTTGATCTGCAAGGCCTGGCGGCGACCGAAGCCAATGGAATCCTGCAACTGGGTGTTCCTTCAGGCATTGGGATCGATAAAATCCCTGAATCCAGGGTGAGTGAGGTACTGCTCCGAACCGCTGAACGAGACAGCCTGATTCCCTTGCCCGTAACTCTGGTAGAATTTGAAGATTCTTTAGAAAATATTTTGATAGAACTCAACAATGTTCAATTCAGAAGGCAGGATGTGGTTCGCGCCAATCCGCTCACCTTTGCTTCCGAACCCGGTGATGAGTTTGATGGCTTCCGCAGATTGGAGTCCTGTGATAGTCCGCAACGGACCTTGATCAGCACCAGTACGTTCTCCGACTTCAAAAGTCTTCAGCTACCACGTGGTAAGGGAAGTCTATCCGGAATACTGACCCGTGACTTTTTTGATGAATTCTATGTCATCAGCGTGAACAGTCCGGAGGCCTTTGTTTTTGATCAGGAGCGCTGCGATCCGCAGGAGCTGCAATGTGAGGGGGAGGCTTCCGCCGAAGAGATTCTCTATTACGAAGGATTTGATGAAATCGATACGAACAAAGAGCTTGAGGATGCCGGCTGGACCAACATCAATGTGGCGGGCGGGAAGGAACAGTTCGAAATGGATGATTTTGCCGGAAATAATTATGTGCGCATATCCGCCTTCAATGCTGGGGAAAATCCGGTCCAAGCCTGGCTGGTCAGTCCGTCTATCGATATATCGGACATAAGAAATCCGCAATTGGAGTTTGCCGTGCAGGCCGCCTTTGACAATGGTCAAATTTTAAGCGCTTGGGTGAGTACTGATTTTGAAGGAGATCCTGCAGCAGCCAAATGGACACTATTGAGTGCTACTATCCCAGACGGACCGCAGGCCGCCTTTGGCGACTTTGAGCTTTCGGGCAGGATAGCGTTGGACTGTTTTGAAGGGCCAATCTGGATTGGCTTTTTATACGATGGGGGAGATCCTTATTTGACGACCCGATATCATATTGATCAGATCACAATATATGCTGATTTATAAACCAGGAATTCATTCTCTTGACTGGCGTAGCATTCCCCTCTAGTTTTACTAAAAATTATCGAGGGGAGTTGTGAGCAAGGTTGAATTTCTTTTTAGCTGACCACCGTAGGTAGCGGGATGGATTCTAGCTATTCAAAAATTAAATAATAAATTTAAATAACAGAAAATCAGAACATTATAAAAACATTGAAACGCACAGGATCAGTAGTATTCCTCCTATTCTTAACACTGATCATCTTTACCAGTTGTGAGGAAGAAACCACAGTACCCAATGATGATTTGTTAGCGAGTGGTATAGTTACCCTTGATAAAGCAACAGCTATGGACGACCTTTTACTGCCGGCAGGAACTAAAATTCAAACGGTGTCTGAGGGGCAGATCAAGGTAGAGCTGCCAGGAAAGTATCAATTCCTGCTCTACGATGAAGAAGAGGGCGTTAGTTTTTCGCGCTTTGGTAGTTATTCCTATACCTGCTCAGGTCAAAATAGCTGTAAAGTATTCTACACTTCGAAGGCAGGTTACGGCTGTTTACAGAATAACTGCTCTGGCAAATGTACAGGGGAATCAGCAGGGGTTGGCGCCAAGCAAATAGCTTATGGAATCATCAATAATGAATCCAAAGAGCTACTGGGTGAAAACTTCACTCCAGCAGGGAATTTGACCCATAAAGGCCATGAGCTATTCTTAGAATATGTTGCTCGTGAGAAGCTGGTTGAATTTTTCGATATAGCGTATGCCAGCAGTTCCTTTAAAAATGCGGAAGAGTTGATTGCCAGGGAGGGAGAGCAAAGTACGACTCGAGTGGTTTTGCAATACAAAGGCATCGCATTTGCTGCCGTAGTGCCGAACTTCGACCAGGAAAAAGATTTTCAAATCGTTAATTTTAAGAGCGGATCGACCGTTAACTGTTCCGGGAGCAAGGGATGCAGCTGCAAACAGGGCAAGAAGTGTTTTCTTGGAAATTGTGTGTATTTCTGTGATGGGTGTACTACCTGCACCTTAAGCGTTAATGAGTGACAAAAACAGCTATATCATCCTTCCTAGGGCTGAAGCGCGCCCAGTATAGTTCTGTGTTCATTAATCGTTGAATAACCTTTTGTATCTAAGAATTTTATCAGACTTGGGCGCTCTTTGGATTTCTTCAAACCGCAATAATTTAATGAAGTACTAAAGACAGGATCGTAGAGGAAGGTCGCTAACTGAGCTCCTGACGAAAAAGAACGAATACCGGAAAATGGTCACTAGCGCCCCCTAAGTACTCAAGGCCGGCATAGGTCCGAAACGGATTGCCCTTGTATTTACCTTCGTATTCCTGAAGTGGTTTGGGATTGTAAACGTCGGCTTCTTGAAAGTGCAAAGGATTGGCGTAAGGCTTCATCCAATGTTTAGATAGCAGAATTTGATCGAATAGATGCCAGGTAAAACGGTGATTTAAACTACCCTCATAACGGGTGAGTAACAAGTCCATCGGGTTATAGAGGTCAGTACCCAATAAGTGCTGTACGCTCTCGCTTTGCGGATTATCATTAAAATCACCCATGATCAATAGTCGAGGATCCGGATCAGCCTGCTGTATCGCATTCATGATCTCGCGATTTCGATGGGCGGCCTGCATACGTTTGTGCTTAGTCTCTTCTTCCCCAGCCCGTCTGGAAGGCCAATGATTGATCAACAGATGCACTTTCATCCCGAAAAGATTTCCATGCACGTAAAGAATGTCTCGTGTATAATCCCGCTCTCCGGTCTCATTGTGAAGGAGTAGAGGATAACTTGTACTGCTGATCAATTCAAAAGCCGATCTGCGATAAAGTAAAGCACAATCGATACCGCGTTCGTCTGGGGAGTCATAATGGACAGGCTCATAATCGTACTTAGTTAAAGAAGCAGTTTTAAGTAGGTCTTGGAGTACCCTTTTGTTCTCAACCTCCGCCAATCCAATAAGTGCGGGTGGGCGTCCTGCTTCAGCATAACCAATTTGAGTTAGCGTACGAGCGATCATATTCAATTTCATCTGGTAGCGATACTCGTTCCAGCTCAGTGAACCTTCTGGCGTAAAATCGTCGTCCAGTGTATCCGGATCATCCTTGGTGTCAAAGAGATTTTCCAGATTATAAAAAGCCACCGTAAATCGGTTATGTTTACCGTTCATTGCGTTCGATTCAGTACGTTAACAAAGTACAAAACCGAAGGCGAACTCGCTCAACGCAAATTCTAATACTTACCTTTGTAGTCTATGATTGAGTATGAAATAACCGATTATGAAAAAGTAGTCCTGGTGGGATTGGTGACCCGCTTTCAGGATGAAGAAAAGATGGAGGAGTATCTGGATGAGCTTGAATTTCTGGCCTACACGGCCGGAGGTCAGGTGTTGAAACGGTTTACTCAGAAATTAGACGTGCCCAATCCTAAAACGTTTATCGGATCCGGTAAAATGGAAGAGCTGGCCGCCTATGTAGAACAGCATGAGGTCGGCACAGTTATTTTTGATGACGAATTGACTCCTGCTCAACAAAAGAACATTGAACGTCTATTGCGTTGCAAGATCGTTGATCGTACCTATTTGATCCTCGATATCTTTGCGCAACGGGCTCAAACGAGTTATGCGCGTACTCAAGTTGAATTGGCCCAATACGAATATCTACTCCCAAGACTTGCCGGACTCTGGACACACTTAGAACGGCAGCGTGGAGGTATCGGGATGCGCGGACCCGGGGAAACCGAGATCGAAACGGACCGTCGTATCGTACGGGACCGCATTGCCCTGCTTAAAAAGAAAATCAAAAAAATTGACAAGCAGCAAGAGGTGCAGCGGGGTAACCGTGGCGCTTTAGTTCGCGTGGCTTTAGTGGGCTATACCAATGTAGGGAAATCGACCTTAATGAATACCATTGCTAAAAGCGAGGTTTTTGCTGAGAATAAACTTTTTGCTACCCTCGACACTACGGTGCGTAAAGTGGTCATTGGAAACCTGCCCTTTTTGATGAGTGATACGGTAGGATTTATCAGAAAACTGCCTACGCAATTGGTCGAGTCCTTTAAAAGCACCCTGGATGAGGTGCGCGAGGCTGATCTACTCCTTCATGTGGTCGATATTTCACACGATCAGTTTGAAGATCATATCGACTCGGTCAATCAAATCTTAGACGAGATCGACGGGGCAGATAAGCCCACCTTGATGGTGTTCAATAAGATAGATGCCTACGAACCCAAGCCCTACGATGAGGAAGACCTGATGGAAGAGCGTACTTCTGAACACTTTACCCTGGAGGAATGGCAAAAAACCTGGATGGCGAGAGCCAACGGTGATGCGATCTTTATTTCCGCCTTGAACAAAGATAATCTGGAAGCCTTCCGAAAGAAAGTCTACGAGCGCGTTCGCGAAATTCACGTGACCCGCTTTCCCTACAATAATTTCCTTTATCCGGAATACGAAGATTCCGGACTTCCTGAAGTAGAAGAATAAAAAAAATCCCCGAAGAGAACTCGGGGATTTTTTAGGAGCTGTTTCGTGATTTAGAAGGAATAATTCAAGCCCAATAACCAGTAAGTCTGCACTTCGTTGTCTATGCTGTCAAAAGTAGCATCAGGCATTGGTTCTGCAGCAATGTTTCTGGCAAAGTCTAAAGCCTCTTGCTTATTGCTGCGTAATCCAAATTCGAAACCGACCCCGATATTCTTCCAGAATGTATAGCCAAAACTATTGATCCAGGTAAAATTGGAAAGGTCTGAGCTTTCATAGCTTTGGAAGGTGGAGAAATTGGATTTAAAGTTGATCGCCCCAATTTTCCGGGTGTAATCAGCAACAATTTTAGCCCCTGCCGAAGACTCATAGATGTCTTCCTGATCACTGAACACGAAGTTGTAGTTCAAGGGATGAACCACCACAACCAAATTGGGAATGGGAGTCCAGGTGGCACCCACACCCACATCCAAATAACCGGGATCATTAAAATTGTTTAAGAGGGTGGTACGGTATTCCGCTAAGGCCGATACGGCAATGGTTTCTGTTAGTTTATAACCGTAAAGCGAAGAAATATTGAAGACATCGGTGGCTTCGCGATACCCATCGTCGTCATTGGGATTGTCTTCGTCATCAAACTTGACCCATTGCAGATTGGTATTCAGACTATTTCTCCAGAAGAATTTTTCTTCCTGAAGATTGGCAAACGCATTCAAGGTAATCCCGATATTCCCTGAAGATACATTGGGTGTTCCCTGAGCATACCAGTTATTAAAATTAGAAATATTAAAACCTAGGGTACCAAATGCACCGTATTTCCAACCGGGTAGCGCGTCAATTTTGGCCTGAATGGCCTCCGCTCTTTTTTTGATGGCTGCTATAGAGTCGGTTTTTTCTTTTTTAGCTGCTTTGAGTTCGGCTTCGGTCTCTTGGGCATAAGACCAAACGCTGCACAGCACCAGCAGGCAAGTAAATAGGATTTTTTTCATAATGATGATTTGTTAGTGTTCTATAAAATTAAAAATAAGGCATAAAAATAAACCTCCTTGTAAAAAGGAGCTATTAGCGACTTATAAACTTGTGATTATGAGCGTTTTTTCTTGAATAGTGGAACGCTGGAACACGCTTCGCCAAAAAGGATACTTTTAGCAACCGGTTGCAATTTTTCAATGGCCATAAGATAAGCATTCTGTGGCACCGGCTTACGTGCACAGCCTTTGAGTATGACAGGAAGGTCCGTAAATGAGGCCACATCAAGATTGGCCAGAATATCCCGGTAAATAGCGGTTTCCAGATCTTCCAGGGTACCGACAACGATCTTAGCGGCAAAGGGTTGTAAATGGGTCGCCACCAGCGAAAAGGCCCAGGCGGGTAGGATCGCTTCTTCTGAACAATACAAGGCGACATAGTTACCTTCATACGGACTCCAGTCGTGCTTTTGTAAGCTTTCGCGAAAGCTTTTTTCGATCAATATCACCCCTTCATGCAGCCATTGGGCCACATCAAGCTGCACGCGCTGTCCTTCCGGATAGAATTCTTCCAGATCAAAGGTGACCAGTTTGCTGGCCGCAACGCGATTCACAATTTCTCCCATGAGGTAAATTTATAACAGTCCGAGTGCCAATTTAGCTTCTTCACTCATCAAATCCTGACTCCACGGTGGATCAAAGGTGATCTCGACCTCACTATCCTTAACTTCTTTGATCGATTTTACCTTGTCTTCCACTTCTTTGGGAAGGGTTTCCGCCACCGGACAGTTGGGGGTGGTGAGCGTCATCAGGATCTTGGTCTCGTAGTCTTCGTTGACGAACACGTCATAGATCAAGCCCAGCTCGTAAATATCTACCGGAATTTCCGGATCGTAAATGGTTTTCAGTACCCGAACAATCTTTTCGCCCAGTTCTGCAGTGTCTATTGAGGTTTCTTGTTCCGTTGCCATAGTAGTATCTTAGTTCACCTGCGTGCGATACGCCACCGCATACAGTTTTAGTTGTTTGATCATGCTCACCAGACCATTCGCACGGGTAGGAGAAAGATGCTCTTTAAGTCCGATTTCATCAATAAAGTGCGTATCGGCATCAATGATGTCTTGCGGATGTTGATGACTGAAAGCGCGAATCAGAATCGCGATAATTCCCTTAGTAATGATGGCATCGCTGTCTGCGGTAAAGACCACTTTATCCTCTTCCATATTGGCATGCACCCATACCTTACTTTGACAGCCCTTGATGATGTATTCATCCGTCTTGTATTGTTCATCGATCAAGGGAAGGGATTTCCCTAATTCGATCATGTATTCATAGCGCTGCATCCAGTCGTCAAACATGGAAAACTCTTCTACGATCTCTTCTTGTATCTCTTCAATTTTACTCATGGTCTAACTTAACATATTCACCGCACGTTGAACGCCTTGCACTAACGCATCGATCTCGGCCTTGGTGTTGTAAAAGGCAAAGGAAGCGCGTACAGTTCCCGGTATTTTAAAGAAATCCATAATGGGCTGCGCACAGTGATGCCCGGTACGCACCGCAATACCCATTTTGTCCAATAAGGTTCCAATATCGTAGGGATGTAAATTGCCCACGTTGAATGAAATGACTGCTGTTTTTTCTGCTGCCTCCCCGTAAATCTTCAAGCCTTCAATTTTAGAAAGCTGCTCCGTTCCGTATTCCAGTAATTCCGCTTCATAGGCTGCCAACGTATCAAATCCGATCGCATTGAGATAATCAATCGCTGCTCCTGTAGCAATACCTCCGCAGATATTGGGGGTTCCTGCTTCAAATTTATGGGGTAGGCCTGCATAGGTGGTCTTTTCGAAAGTCACCTGATCGATCATTTCGCCTCCACCTTGATAGGGCGGTAATTTTTCCAGCCAGGAAGCTTTACCGTATAGGATACCTACTCCTGTCGGGCCGCACATTTTATGGGCGGAGACCACATAAAAATCGACATCCAGGGCTTGTACATCCGCTTTGATGTGTGGAGCGGCCTGAGCCCCATCAACCAACACAGCGGCGCCTACTTCGTGAGCAGCATCAATGATTTTTTTGATCGGATTGATGGTTCCTAAGGCATTGCTCACATGATTGACAAAGACCAGTTTGGTTTTGGGGGAAAGCGCTTTCGCGAAAGCGTCCATCTCCAACTCCCCCTTTAAAGTCATGGGGATTATTTTTAATGTGGCTCCGGTACGCTCACAAAGCATCTGCCAGGGTACAATGTTGCTGTGATGCTCCATGGCCGATAAGAGCACTTCATCGCCTTGCTGCAAAAAGTGAGTAAAACCATTAGCCACTAAGTTAATCCCGTGGGTAGTACCGGCTGTAAGAATGATTTCTTTAGGCTGAGCCGCATTAAAATGCTTCTGTATTTTAATTCTGGCTTGTTCGTAAGCATCAGTAGCCTCTTGAGAAAGGCTGTGCACTCCACGATGGATATTGGCATTGTAACGGGAATAGTAATCTACAATGACATCTATGACCTGCTGTGGCGTTTGTCCGGTAGCCGCATTGTCAAAATAGACCAGGGGCTGTCCGTTTACCTTGCGGTTAAGAATAGGAAAATCCCTGCGGATGGTCTCCACATCAAAGGGTGCATTCGATATCGTGCTCGTTTTCGTCATAAATTCATCCAATTCTCCATCCGTTTTGAACCGGTCGCTCCGGTTGTACTAAAGTTACCGCATTGTTTTCCCCCACCACGCCCAGAACCAAACATTCGCTTTGAATCGTAGCGATTTGTTTTTTGGGAAAATTGACTACGGCAATCACTTGTTGCCCTATAAGCGCTTCAGCTTCGTAGTAACTGGTGATTTGAGCACTGCTCTTGCGTAGGCCTAAAGGACCAAAATCAATATTCAAAATATAAGCAGGCCTATTAGCCTGTTCAAAAGCTTTGGCATTGACTACTGTTCCTACCCGCATGTCGACCTGACTGAAGGTATCCCAACTCAGCTGATCTGCAGGTGCTTCTTTCATGCTTATACTTCAAATCCGATATCCACCCCAATTTTCATGGCGATCAACTTGGTGATTCGCCGTTTCAATTGCGGAATACGAACGGTTTCTAAAACGTTGTTGGCGAATGCATACATGAGCAATCCACGCGCTTCTTTCTTGCCAATACCCCGACTGCGCATGTAGAATAAAGCGTTCTCGTCTAACTGGCCAATGGTACAGCCATGGCTGCAACGTACATCATCAGCGAAGATCTCCAATTGAGGTTTGGAATTGATCGTTGCCCGGTCATCGATGAGTATGTTATTGTTGCTTTGATAGGCATTTGTTTTTTGCGCCTCTTTTTCAACCACCACCTGGCCGTTAAACACACCCGTAGACTGATCGGCAAAAATACCCTTATAGTCTTGGTGGCTTTCACAATTGGGTTCTATGTGATGCACCAGGGTGTTGTGATCTACATGTTGCTTGTCTTCAATGATGGTGACCCCATTCAGAATGGAGTTGATGTGCTCTCCTTTTTGATAAAAGCACAGGTTATTTCGCGTCAGCTTTCCGCCAAAAGAAAAAGTGTGTACAGCCACTTCACTGTTGCTGTGCTGCTCAATATGCGTATGATCCACCAGAGAGGCTGATCGATGGTCATTTTGAATTTTGTAATAGTCTACTTGCGCCCGAACTCCGGCATAGATTTCAGTCACCGAATTGGTAAAGACCGGATTGTCGGATAAACTCTGATGACGCTCAATAATCTTGACATCAGTATTGTCTTCGGCAACGATCAGGTTTCTGGGCTGTAGCAGCAGTGCCGCCTCATTGCCGGTAGAGAAGTGGATGATCTGAATGGGCTTATCGGCCATCTTGCCCTTAGGAATATAGATGTAAGCCCCTTCTTTGGCGAAAGCCGTATTCAAAGAGGTCATCCCTGACTCTTTTGCGATCTTATTGAAATAGAGATCGATCACCGGTCGGTACTTCGACATGGTCAGGGCGCTGCTCATTAAGCAGACGTCCAGTCCGTCGTGAGTGGTTTCCGAGAGGTAGGAATTATAGATGCCATCTACAAAGACGATTTTATAGGTATCGATATCGTTAACAAAGTACTTCTTGACATCCTTATACTCAATATCATCTTCCTTTTTTGGGAAAAGGCTATAATCGGTCTTCAGCAGACTGTTGAGGGAGGTGTATTTCCAGGCTTCCTGCTTTTTATTGGGAAACCCCAGGGTTTCAAAGCGCTTGATGGCTTGATCCCGCAGGTCGTGAATTCCCGAATCTTCCAGGCCTTCCTGAAAGACGATATGTGAGGAAACTAATTTATCTTTTAAATCCATGGTATTTCTTTTTGTAAAAGAAGGGTCATTTAGGCCTTCACTTCTTCTTTTACCCAATCATATCCTTTGTCTTCCAGTTCTAAGGCGAGTTCTTTACCGCCAGACTTCACGATCTTTCCGTCGACCATGACGTGAACAAAATCAGGAATGATATAATCCAACAAACGCTGATAGTGTGTGATCACCAGCACAGCATTGTCCTTCGTTCTCAGTTTATTCACCCCGTTGGCTACAATACGCAGGGCATCGATGTCCAGTCCGGAATCTGTTTCGTCCAGAATAGCCAGTTTAGGCTCTAACATAGCCATCTGGAAAATCTCATTCCGCTTTTTCTCTCCTCCGGAGAAGCCTTGATTTAATGAACGGGAGAGGAATTTGCGATCGATATCCAGCAATTCCGCCTTGGCGCGAATCATTTTTAGCATTTCGCTGGCCGGCATATCCTCCAGGCCTTTGGCTTTCCGAGTTTGGTTGATGGCTGTTTTGATAAAGTTGGTCACCGAAACCCCAGGAATTTCCACCGGATACTGGAAGGACAAAAAGATTCCTGCATGGGCGCGTTCTTCGGCATCCATGTCTAAAATGGATTCTCCTTCAAACAAGACGTCACCCTTGCTCACTTCATACTCTTCTTTTCCGGCAACCACCGCAGATAGGGTACTCTTACCAGAACCATTAGGCCCCATGATGGCATGCACCTCCCCGGGATTGATCTGCAGATTGATTCCTTTAAGGATTTTTTTATCGTCTACCCCTGCGCTGAGGTTTTTCACTTCTAACATAGCTGTTGTTTTAAACTATTCTTTTTGTTCGATCGCTTCACGGGAAAGCGTTTGGACTTCTTTATTAACTTCAATAGGTCGATCTTCCGGATGGAGGACCGCCACAATTTTTTTGATCGTCAGGATGGAATCCCAGCCCTCTGTATCGATCGGTTTGGCATTGAGTTCACCTTCCACAATGACCGGTACCATATCGTAGGTATCTCGTTTATACCCACTGACCATTTTTTGTAACTCGGTCACTTTGTCATTCAGGGCCACTCCGTAGATAAAGGTATCTCCCTTCAATACGGCCGCATCGGCTACATAAATGAACTCGCCTTCATACCTTGTGTAGTCTTCCTGCTGATTTGCGCAAGAGAAGAACACCAATAGAAAACCGACGACCAGCATTTTTTTCATGGTTTAATTCATGCTTTTAGGCGCCACCGGCAGAGCGGCAAAGTCTTCAGGGTCATGCTGAATGATTACTTTAGCGTTCTTCGCTTTCGCGAAAGCTTCAAAAGCTTCAATGCTCTTTTCCGTTTGTTGGATATCATAATTGAACTGAGGAACAATGCGCTCCTCTCTATTTTGTTCAAAGTGGTAGATATCACCGGTCAGGAGGGTAGGCCCATTATTAGCCAAATTTAAATACAGCGATTGATGACCGGCGGTATGCCCCGGCATATACTTGATCACTACGCTGCCATCGCCAAATACATCGTGATCTGTATTGCTGATCACCTGTTTGTTCTTTAATTGGGCAAAGGAGCTGGGGTCATAAAAAGAATTCCCCTTTATGGCTTCACTATTGATAAAATCGAGTTCTTGCTGCTGCACCAACCAGGTGGCATCTGCAAAATGACTGGCTCCACCGGTATGATCGAAATGGATGTGTGAAAATGCGATGTAATCAACATCTTCTATTTTAATATTGGCTTGTGCCAATTGCGTTTTTATGCTGTCTGATCGGGAGATCGTAAAGGCGCCGCCTTCCGGGGTGTAAGGCTCCTGCCCGACAAGGCCTTCCGGTAAGCCGGTATCCCACAGAAGTACCCCTTTAGGATGCTTAATCACAAAAAAGGCATCCTTAAGTTGCTTGCTCTCTCCTTTATAGGTGTCGCCTTGAGCAAATAGATTCAAATTATTGGCCATGACCGTACCGCCGTCAAAAGCGTAGACTTCTACCAGGGTATCTTTCTTGGCTTCATTTTGCTCTTTGGCCTGATCATAACCCTCTTCAAAACCCTTTTTAAAGTCCTTGCATGAACATAAGGTCAAGGTGCAGATCAGAATCAATGCTGTGTATCTAAGAAATCGCATGTATGTGTTCAATTTTGGTAATTATTTTTCGATGTAGTGTTGTCCTAGCCTACCGAGCCTTCCAGACTGATCTCCAGTAATTTTTGAGCTTCTACGGCAAACTCCATGGGAAGTTTATTAAGTACTTCTTTACTGAAACCGTTAACGATAAGGGCGATCGCCTTTTCGGTGTCGATCCCTCGTTGGTTGCAGTAAAAAATTTGATCCTCACCAATCTTACTGGTGGTGGCTTCGTGTTCGACTTGGGCCGATTTGTTCTTGGCCTCAATGTAGGGGAAAGTATGCGCTCCACATTTATTACCCATCAAAAGGCTGTCACACTGACTAAAATTTCGAGCGTTTTCTGCCCGACTGTTGATTTGTACAAGTCCGCGATAACTATTTT includes:
- the sufC gene encoding Fe-S cluster assembly ATPase SufC, whose amino-acid sequence is MLEVKNLSAGVDDKKILKGINLQINPGEVHAIMGPNGSGKSTLSAVVAGKEEYEVSKGDVLFEGESILDMDAEERAHAGIFLSFQYPVEIPGVSVTNFIKTAINQTRKAKGLEDMPASEMLKMIRAKAELLDIDRKFLSRSLNQGFSGGEKKRNEIFQMAMLEPKLAILDETDSGLDIDALRIVANGVNKLRTKDNAVLVITHYQRLLDYIIPDFVHVMVDGKIVKSGGKELALELEDKGYDWVKEEVKA
- a CDS encoding N-acyl homoserine lactonase family protein, whose amino-acid sequence is MRFLRYTALILICTLTLCSCKDFKKGFEEGYDQAKEQNEAKKDTLVEVYAFDGGTVMANNLNLFAQGDTYKGESKQLKDAFFVIKHPKGVLLWDTGLPEGLVGQEPYTPEGGAFTISRSDSIKTQLAQANIKIEDVDYIAFSHIHFDHTGGASHFADATWLVQQQELDFINSEAIKGNSFYDPSSFAQLKNKQVISNTDHDVFGDGSVVIKYMPGHTAGHQSLYLNLANNGPTLLTGDIYHFEQNREERIVPQFNYDIQQTEKSIEAFEAFAKAKNAKVIIQHDPEDFAALPVAPKSMN
- the sufD gene encoding Fe-S cluster assembly protein SufD is translated as MDLKDKLVSSHIVFQEGLEDSGIHDLRDQAIKRFETLGFPNKKQEAWKYTSLNSLLKTDYSLFPKKEDDIEYKDVKKYFVNDIDTYKIVFVDGIYNSYLSETTHDGLDVCLMSSALTMSKYRPVIDLYFNKIAKESGMTSLNTAFAKEGAYIYIPKGKMADKPIQIIHFSTGNEAALLLQPRNLIVAEDNTDVKIIERHQSLSDNPVFTNSVTEIYAGVRAQVDYYKIQNDHRSASLVDHTHIEQHSNSEVAVHTFSFGGKLTRNNLCFYQKGEHINSILNGVTIIEDKQHVDHNTLVHHIEPNCESHQDYKGIFADQSTGVFNGQVVVEKEAQKTNAYQSNNNILIDDRATINSKPQLEIFADDVRCSHGCTIGQLDENALFYMRSRGIGKKEARGLLMYAFANNVLETVRIPQLKRRITKLIAMKIGVDIGFEV